A portion of the Chondrinema litorale genome contains these proteins:
- the gmd gene encoding GDP-mannose 4,6-dehydratase yields MKKKALITGITGQDGAYLAEFLISKGYEVHGIKRRSSLFNTERIDHLYMDPHETDVNFVLHYGDLSDSTNIIRIVQEVQPDEIYNLGAMSHVKVSFDSPEYTANVDGIGTLRILEAVRILGLTEKTKIYQASTSELYGLVQQVPQSENTPFYPRSPYAVAKLYGYWITVNYREAYNMYAVNGILFNHESPLRGETFVTRKITRGAARIALGLQEKIFLGNLDAKRDWGHAKDYVEGMWRILQHDTPEDFVIATGVTTTIRDFVKMAFGELGIELEFKGEGVEEVGSVVKCTNPEYQLEVGKEIIAVDPRYFRPTEVELLIGDPTKMKEKLGWTPKYDLPALVKDMIWSDVKLFNRDKYLKKGGHKVLNYHE; encoded by the coding sequence ATGAAAAAGAAAGCACTAATTACCGGTATTACTGGACAAGACGGAGCCTACTTAGCAGAGTTCCTAATTAGTAAAGGCTATGAGGTACATGGTATCAAGCGCCGTAGTTCATTATTTAATACCGAGAGAATTGATCATTTGTATATGGATCCTCATGAAACAGATGTCAATTTCGTACTTCATTATGGTGACCTATCTGATTCTACCAACATTATTAGAATCGTACAAGAAGTTCAACCTGATGAAATATACAACTTAGGGGCAATGTCTCATGTAAAGGTAAGCTTTGACAGCCCTGAATATACAGCTAATGTAGATGGTATTGGCACTTTACGTATATTAGAAGCTGTAAGAATTTTAGGTCTTACAGAAAAAACAAAAATTTATCAAGCTTCTACATCAGAACTGTACGGTTTAGTACAACAAGTTCCTCAATCAGAAAACACTCCTTTCTACCCTCGTTCTCCGTATGCAGTTGCTAAACTTTACGGTTATTGGATTACAGTAAACTATCGTGAAGCATATAATATGTATGCAGTTAATGGAATTTTGTTTAACCACGAATCTCCATTAAGAGGTGAAACATTTGTTACTAGAAAAATTACTAGAGGTGCTGCTAGAATTGCATTAGGCTTACAAGAAAAAATCTTCTTAGGTAACCTTGATGCAAAAAGAGACTGGGGACATGCAAAAGATTATGTAGAAGGTATGTGGAGAATTCTTCAGCATGATACTCCTGAAGATTTCGTAATTGCTACTGGTGTTACTACAACTATTAGAGACTTTGTTAAAATGGCATTTGGTGAGCTTGGAATCGAGCTTGAATTCAAAGGCGAAGGAGTTGAAGAAGTTGGTTCAGTAGTAAAATGTACTAATCCTGAATATCAGCTTGAAGTTGGAAAAGAAATTATCGCTGTTGATCCTAGATACTTTAGACCTACAGAGGTTGAACTACTTATTGGAGATCCTACTAAAATGAAAGAAAAATTAGGTTGGACTCCTAAGTATGACCTTCCTGCCCTAGTGAAAGATATGATCTGGTCTGATGTAAAATTATTTAACAGAGATAAATATTTGAAAAAAGGAGGACACAAAGTTCTTAACTAC
- a CDS encoding undecaprenyl-phosphate glucose phosphotransferase, which yields MEKKFQSVNFPVFVIAVIELILLNVSFRLAYFKHISHHLVISDYYFTLLGVFNLAWLVVAFINKIDKIERFADDGYIIFNLIKSFFIHAFFILAYIVSFQVFDYSRLFLMYTYGFALLLTIAFRFSFLYIIKNFGNLGLKSKKVIIVGAEESGKALYDYFNTYKYFGYKFMGFFDNNPTSGLVDEALLKGDLNKLKEFCEQENIDEIYFTLSLHDNKLLIQDLHKFSDEQCIYFKMVPEFKLIGHKELNFIFYDSIPVMTIRKDPLGNTFNKIVKRAFDIAFAFFVISCIFPFIFPIIAIAIIMESKGPIFFKQLRPGKKNQLFECYKFRTMKVNNVGHVQATKNDSRITKIGAFLRKTSLDELPQFFNVLMGDMSVVGPRPNMVNQLKTYSKLIDKYTVRHFVTPGITGYAQVNGFRGETKELELMEKRVEYDVKYIENWSLLLDIKIIFQTVFNIFKGEENAY from the coding sequence ATGGAAAAAAAATTCCAATCAGTAAATTTTCCCGTATTTGTAATCGCAGTTATTGAACTTATTTTACTAAACGTATCATTCAGACTAGCTTATTTTAAGCATATTAGTCATCATTTAGTAATTAGTGATTATTACTTCACTCTATTAGGTGTTTTTAATTTAGCATGGTTAGTAGTGGCGTTCATCAACAAGATAGATAAAATAGAACGCTTTGCAGATGATGGCTACATCATTTTCAACCTAATTAAATCTTTCTTTATTCATGCTTTCTTCATCTTAGCTTACATTGTAAGTTTCCAAGTGTTTGATTATTCAAGACTATTCTTGATGTATACCTATGGTTTTGCATTGTTACTAACAATTGCATTTAGGTTTAGCTTCCTTTACATCATCAAAAACTTTGGAAACCTTGGTTTAAAATCTAAGAAAGTTATTATAGTAGGAGCAGAAGAGTCTGGTAAAGCGTTGTATGATTACTTCAACACTTATAAATATTTTGGATACAAATTCATGGGTTTTTTCGACAATAACCCTACCTCTGGACTTGTAGATGAAGCTTTATTAAAAGGCGATTTAAATAAACTCAAAGAGTTCTGTGAGCAAGAAAACATAGATGAAATTTATTTTACGCTTTCACTCCACGATAACAAATTATTAATTCAGGATTTGCATAAGTTCTCAGATGAGCAATGCATCTATTTTAAAATGGTTCCTGAATTTAAACTAATTGGTCATAAAGAATTAAACTTTATTTTCTATGATTCAATTCCTGTAATGACGATTAGAAAAGATCCTTTGGGCAATACATTTAATAAAATCGTAAAACGTGCATTTGATATAGCCTTCGCATTTTTTGTAATTAGCTGTATTTTCCCTTTCATTTTCCCAATTATTGCAATTGCAATTATAATGGAATCTAAAGGTCCTATATTCTTCAAGCAGTTACGCCCAGGTAAGAAAAATCAATTGTTTGAATGTTATAAGTTCAGAACAATGAAAGTTAATAATGTTGGGCATGTTCAAGCTACAAAAAATGACTCAAGAATAACCAAAATTGGAGCATTTCTACGTAAAACCAGCTTAGACGAATTACCACAGTTTTTCAACGTATTAATGGGTGATATGTCTGTAGTTGGGCCAAGACCTAACATGGTAAATCAGTTGAAAACCTACTCTAAATTAATAGATAAATATACTGTAAGACATTTTGTTACTCCGGGAATTACCGGATATGCTCAAGTAAATGGTTTCCGTGGAGAGACTAAAGAGCTTGAACTTATGGAAAAAAGGGTTGAATACGATGTGAAATATATCGAAAACTGGAGTCTGTTGTTAGATATAAAGATCATTTTTCAAACTGTATTCAACATTTTCAAAGGAGAAGAAAATGCTTATTAA
- a CDS encoding DUF4097 family beta strand repeat-containing protein, which yields MSRVKFLLSFSFLLFSYALIFAQNVTEKTFNNVSEVNVLGKFMTVTINGEDRNNIEVKTDLNDRATEYYKVDLKQSGDKLLIEVIALHQKNNWGDIKGEIHIKAPKNIELDVTNSSGSVDVKYINSENFSLRASSGSLNLDNISAKNVKLRTASGNIHTNDIKGSNVDIVSSSGSQRLESIEGNLQSVASSGSINLSKFKGEISLKSSSGRISGDEITLINSGKFRSSSGSIHIELTNKQSDLSFNCNSSSGGIRIGNERGGKKIILREGDIQIEAISSSGSQNFSFVQ from the coding sequence ATGTCTAGAGTAAAATTTTTATTATCCTTCAGTTTCCTATTATTTTCTTATGCATTGATTTTTGCTCAAAATGTTACTGAAAAAACATTTAACAATGTTTCTGAAGTGAATGTTTTAGGGAAATTTATGACTGTTACTATAAATGGTGAAGATCGTAATAACATAGAAGTAAAAACAGATTTAAACGATAGAGCTACAGAGTATTACAAAGTTGACTTAAAACAGTCAGGCGATAAGTTACTTATAGAAGTAATTGCACTACATCAAAAGAATAACTGGGGTGATATTAAGGGCGAAATTCATATTAAAGCTCCTAAAAATATTGAGTTAGACGTAACTAATTCTTCTGGGAGTGTAGATGTGAAATATATTAATTCAGAAAACTTTAGTTTACGGGCTTCATCAGGTTCATTAAATTTGGATAATATAAGTGCCAAAAATGTTAAGTTAAGAACTGCATCAGGTAATATTCATACAAATGACATTAAAGGGAGTAATGTTGATATTGTAAGTAGTTCTGGCTCTCAGAGGCTAGAAAGTATAGAAGGAAACCTTCAATCTGTAGCATCTTCAGGTTCAATAAATTTAAGTAAGTTTAAAGGTGAGATATCATTAAAGTCTTCTTCTGGAAGAATTAGTGGTGACGAGATTACCTTAATAAATTCTGGAAAATTTAGGTCTAGCTCTGGTTCAATTCATATCGAACTTACAAATAAGCAAAGTGATTTAAGCTTTAATTGTAATTCGAGTTCAGGTGGAATTAGAATTGGTAATGAGAGAGGTGGTAAAAAAATTATTTTGAGAGAGGGAGATATTCAAATTGAAGCGATTAGTTCTTCAGGAAGTCAAAATTTTTCATTTGTACAATAA